One Denticeps clupeoides chromosome 3, fDenClu1.1, whole genome shotgun sequence DNA window includes the following coding sequences:
- the LOC114785874 gene encoding suppressor of cytokine signaling 1-like encodes MGHAATSQSLSTVDGSSPLASRFAPFRNRPEYDLITRTAAYLEHSGFYFGPMDADEAHALLSEQPQGTFLVRDSTRPDVFFTLSYHSTQGPTSVRIELRDLRFGLAGSHKTFSCLFALLEYYRDSPKRSLRRPYRGAAPQGLQQLGRLAVVRAFGRDAVDRLPVSVVVRDYIHKFPFRI; translated from the coding sequence ATGGGTCATGCAGCCACATCACAGAGTCTGTCCACAGTGGACGGGTCCAGCCCGCTGGCGTCCCGCTTCGCGCCGTTCCGCAACCGACCCGAGTACGACCTCATCACCCGGACCGCCGCTTACCTGGAGCACAGCGGCTTCTACTTCGGCCCGATGGACGCGGACGAGGCCCACGCCCTCCTGTCCGAGCAGCCGCAGGGCACGTTCCTGGTGCGGGACAGCACGCGGCCCGACGTCTTCTTCACGCTGAGCTACCACTCCACGCAGGGTCCCACCAGCGTCCGCATCGAGCTGCGGGACCTGCGCTTCGGCCTGGCCGGCAGCCACAAGACCTTCAGCTGCCTCTTCGCCCTGCTGGAATACTACAGAGACTCGCCCAAGAGGAGCCTGCGAAGGCCCTACCGCGGAGCTGCGCCACAGGGCCTACAGCAGCTGGGCCGCCTGGCGGTGGTGCGCGCGTTCGGCAGGGACGCCGTGGACCGCCTGCCCGTCAGCGTGGTTGTCAGGGACTACATACACAAGTTCCCCTTCCGAATATGA